A part of Heliangelus exortis chromosome 3, bHelExo1.hap1, whole genome shotgun sequence genomic DNA contains:
- the CHRM3 gene encoding muscarinic acetylcholine receptor M3 isoform X2: MSLTGTCRLCQRATMIMQNNSSASPLFSNVSSFWKRESHRPGLHDEAASLIGSYDFPQTTESFSFSTVESTNMSLNVTSKDPLGGHAVWQVVLIAFLTGIIALVTIIGNILVIVSFKVNKQLKTVNNYFLLSLACADLIIGVISMNLFTTYIIMDHWALGNLACDLWLSIDYVASNASVMNLLVISFDRYFSITRPLTYRAKRTTKRAGVMIGLAWVISFVLWAPAILFWQYFVGKRTVPPDECFIQFLSEPIITFGTAIAAFYLPVTIMSILYWRIYKETEKRTKELAGLQASGSEAEAARFVHQAGSSRSCSSYELQGQSTKRSTRRKYRPCHFWLTMKSWEPSTDQGDQEHSSSDSWNNNDAAASLENSASSDEEDIAAETRAIYSIVLKLPGHSTILNSTKLPSSEDLHESGDELQKSDTELKEKKPKKLHPPKSIQDGGNFQKSFAKLPVQPGSAETTTASDGISSVTKTSAALPLSFKEATLAKKFALKTRSQITKRKRMSLIKEKKAAQTLSAILLAFIITWTPYNIMVLVNTFCNCIPKTFWNLGYWLCYINSTVNPVCYALCNKTFRNTFKMLLLCQCDKRKRRKQQYQQRQSVIFHKRIPREAS; encoded by the coding sequence actATGTCAGAGAGCCACAATGATCATGCAAAATAACAGTTCAGCCTCGCCCCTGTTTTCAAATGTGAGCTCCTTCTGGAAGAGAGAATCGCACAGACCGGGACTCCACGATGAAGCAGCGTCGCTCATTGGCAGCTATGACTTCCCTCAGACCACAGAGAGTTTCTCCTTCTCCACTGTGGAATCAACAAACATGTCCCTAAATGTCACGAGCAAAGACCCTCTGGGTGGACACGCTGTCTGGCAAGTAGTTTTGATTGCGTTCCTCACTGGGATCATTGCACTGGTGACCATCATAGGAAACATCCTAGTGATTGTTTCATTTAAGGTTaacaaacaactgaaaacagTCAACAACTACTTCTTGTTGAGTCTTGCTTGTGCAGATTTGATCATCGGTGTTATTTCCATGAATCTCTTCACCACATACATCATCATGGACCACTGGGCTTTGGGAAACTTGGCCTGTGACCTTTGGCTCTCCATTGACTACGTTGCCAGTAATGCCTCTGTCATGAATCTCCTCGTCATAAGTTTTGACAGGTATTTTTCCATCACTAGGCCACTTACCTACAGAGCCAAACGAACAACCAAAAGGGCTGGGGTGATGATTGGTTTAGCGTGGGTCATCTCTTTCGTCCTTTGGGCCCCTGCCATTTTGTTCTGGCAGTATTTTGTCGGGAAAAGGACTGTGCCTCCCGATGAATGTTTCATCCAGTTTCTAAGCGAACCTATCATCACTTTTGGCACTGCCATAGCTGCCTTTTACTTGCCAGTCACCATTATGAGTATTTTGTATTGGAGGATCTACAAGGAGACCGAGAAACGCACCAAAGAGTTAGCAGGGCTCCAGGCTTCGGGCAGCGAAGCGGAGGCAGCACGCTTCGTGCACCAGGCGGGCAGCTCCCGCAGCTGCAGCAGCTACGAGCTGCAAGGGCAGAGCACCAAACGTTCCACCCGGAGGAAATACAGGCCCTGTCACTTCTGGCTCACGATGAAGAGCTGGGAACCCAGCACGGACCAGGGGGACcaagagcacagcagcagcgACAGCTGGAACAACAATGACGCTGCCGCCTCCCTTGAAAATTCAGCCTCCTCCGACGAAGAAGACATCGCCGCAGAGACCAGGGCCATCTACTCAATTGTGCTGAAGCTCCCTGGTCACAGCACCATCCTCAATTCCACGAAGCTGCCTTCCTCGGAAGACTTGCATGAGTCAGGGGATGAACTGCAGAAGTCCGACACGGaattgaaggaaaagaaacctaAAAAATTGCACCCTCCCAAAAGCATTCAGGACGGTGGGAATTTCCAAAAGAGCTTTGCTAAGCTTCCGGTTCAGCCAGGGTCAGCAGAGACAACCACAGCATCCGATGGCATCTCATCGGTGACCAAGACATCTGCAGCCCTGCCTTTATCCTTCAAGGAAGCAACTCTGGCCAAAAAGTTTGCCTTGAAGACCAGAAGTCAGATCACAAAGCGAAAACGAATGTCACTtatcaaagaaaagaaagcagcacagacactcAGTGCCATTTTGCTTGCCTTCATCATTACCTGGACCCCATATAACATCATGGTTCTGGTGAACACTTTTTGCAACTGTATCCCCAAAACTTTCTGGAACCTGGGGTACTGGCTTTGCTACATCAATAGCACGGTGAACCCCGTGTGCTATGCACTGTGTAACAAAACATTCAGAAACACTttcaagatgctgctgctgtgccagtgtGACAAACGAAAACGACGCAAGCAGCAGTATCAGCAAAGGCAGTCGGTCATTTTTCATAAGAGGATCCCCAGGGAGGCTTCATag
- the CHRM3 gene encoding muscarinic acetylcholine receptor M3 isoform X1, whose protein sequence is MLTHYQFCFQKRSSQNYTVPDPTSCFDVPHWNVLCQRATMIMQNNSSASPLFSNVSSFWKRESHRPGLHDEAASLIGSYDFPQTTESFSFSTVESTNMSLNVTSKDPLGGHAVWQVVLIAFLTGIIALVTIIGNILVIVSFKVNKQLKTVNNYFLLSLACADLIIGVISMNLFTTYIIMDHWALGNLACDLWLSIDYVASNASVMNLLVISFDRYFSITRPLTYRAKRTTKRAGVMIGLAWVISFVLWAPAILFWQYFVGKRTVPPDECFIQFLSEPIITFGTAIAAFYLPVTIMSILYWRIYKETEKRTKELAGLQASGSEAEAARFVHQAGSSRSCSSYELQGQSTKRSTRRKYRPCHFWLTMKSWEPSTDQGDQEHSSSDSWNNNDAAASLENSASSDEEDIAAETRAIYSIVLKLPGHSTILNSTKLPSSEDLHESGDELQKSDTELKEKKPKKLHPPKSIQDGGNFQKSFAKLPVQPGSAETTTASDGISSVTKTSAALPLSFKEATLAKKFALKTRSQITKRKRMSLIKEKKAAQTLSAILLAFIITWTPYNIMVLVNTFCNCIPKTFWNLGYWLCYINSTVNPVCYALCNKTFRNTFKMLLLCQCDKRKRRKQQYQQRQSVIFHKRIPREAS, encoded by the coding sequence actATGTCAGAGAGCCACAATGATCATGCAAAATAACAGTTCAGCCTCGCCCCTGTTTTCAAATGTGAGCTCCTTCTGGAAGAGAGAATCGCACAGACCGGGACTCCACGATGAAGCAGCGTCGCTCATTGGCAGCTATGACTTCCCTCAGACCACAGAGAGTTTCTCCTTCTCCACTGTGGAATCAACAAACATGTCCCTAAATGTCACGAGCAAAGACCCTCTGGGTGGACACGCTGTCTGGCAAGTAGTTTTGATTGCGTTCCTCACTGGGATCATTGCACTGGTGACCATCATAGGAAACATCCTAGTGATTGTTTCATTTAAGGTTaacaaacaactgaaaacagTCAACAACTACTTCTTGTTGAGTCTTGCTTGTGCAGATTTGATCATCGGTGTTATTTCCATGAATCTCTTCACCACATACATCATCATGGACCACTGGGCTTTGGGAAACTTGGCCTGTGACCTTTGGCTCTCCATTGACTACGTTGCCAGTAATGCCTCTGTCATGAATCTCCTCGTCATAAGTTTTGACAGGTATTTTTCCATCACTAGGCCACTTACCTACAGAGCCAAACGAACAACCAAAAGGGCTGGGGTGATGATTGGTTTAGCGTGGGTCATCTCTTTCGTCCTTTGGGCCCCTGCCATTTTGTTCTGGCAGTATTTTGTCGGGAAAAGGACTGTGCCTCCCGATGAATGTTTCATCCAGTTTCTAAGCGAACCTATCATCACTTTTGGCACTGCCATAGCTGCCTTTTACTTGCCAGTCACCATTATGAGTATTTTGTATTGGAGGATCTACAAGGAGACCGAGAAACGCACCAAAGAGTTAGCAGGGCTCCAGGCTTCGGGCAGCGAAGCGGAGGCAGCACGCTTCGTGCACCAGGCGGGCAGCTCCCGCAGCTGCAGCAGCTACGAGCTGCAAGGGCAGAGCACCAAACGTTCCACCCGGAGGAAATACAGGCCCTGTCACTTCTGGCTCACGATGAAGAGCTGGGAACCCAGCACGGACCAGGGGGACcaagagcacagcagcagcgACAGCTGGAACAACAATGACGCTGCCGCCTCCCTTGAAAATTCAGCCTCCTCCGACGAAGAAGACATCGCCGCAGAGACCAGGGCCATCTACTCAATTGTGCTGAAGCTCCCTGGTCACAGCACCATCCTCAATTCCACGAAGCTGCCTTCCTCGGAAGACTTGCATGAGTCAGGGGATGAACTGCAGAAGTCCGACACGGaattgaaggaaaagaaacctaAAAAATTGCACCCTCCCAAAAGCATTCAGGACGGTGGGAATTTCCAAAAGAGCTTTGCTAAGCTTCCGGTTCAGCCAGGGTCAGCAGAGACAACCACAGCATCCGATGGCATCTCATCGGTGACCAAGACATCTGCAGCCCTGCCTTTATCCTTCAAGGAAGCAACTCTGGCCAAAAAGTTTGCCTTGAAGACCAGAAGTCAGATCACAAAGCGAAAACGAATGTCACTtatcaaagaaaagaaagcagcacagacactcAGTGCCATTTTGCTTGCCTTCATCATTACCTGGACCCCATATAACATCATGGTTCTGGTGAACACTTTTTGCAACTGTATCCCCAAAACTTTCTGGAACCTGGGGTACTGGCTTTGCTACATCAATAGCACGGTGAACCCCGTGTGCTATGCACTGTGTAACAAAACATTCAGAAACACTttcaagatgctgctgctgtgccagtgtGACAAACGAAAACGACGCAAGCAGCAGTATCAGCAAAGGCAGTCGGTCATTTTTCATAAGAGGATCCCCAGGGAGGCTTCATag